One genomic segment of Stenotrophomonas sp. 704A1 includes these proteins:
- the nuoL gene encoding NADH-quinone oxidoreductase subunit L: MEITLSKSLLIAVVLAPLFGSIIAGLFGRQVKRFGAQTITILGVAVSCALSMYTLYQLLWGGAQPFNQNIYTFFEVGQYSAHVGFMVDKLTAMMMVVVTFVSLLVHIYTIGYMEEDPGYQRFFSYISLFTFSMLTLVMSNNFLQLFFGWEAVGLVSYLLIGFWFKRPTAIFANMKAFLVNRVGDFGFLLGIAGVLWVFGTLDYSQVFSQAGMLADPRAQLQIWDGTVLGMQLLNEPVIWSIATVICICLFIGAMGKSAQVPLHVWLPDSMEGPTPISALIHAATMVTAGIFMVTRMSPLFELSQTALNFILFIGATTAFFTGLIGIVQNDIKRVVAYSTLSQLGYMTVALGVSAYSAAVFHLMTHAFFKALLFLGAGSVIIAMHHEQDMRKMGGLRKYMPITFVTMWIGTLALVGTPFFSGFYSKDTIIEAAEIHAHMQNSWVATYGYWAVLGGVLVTSFYSFRLLFLTFHGKERFRDAHHDDHAHDGHHDDAHAADAHHGDAHHDDHGHGHGPHEPHETPWVVTLPLILLAIPSIAIGFFSIGPMLHGTDWAGHHAHAAIKGQVNTFFTGIVDFYDPAKNTVAFLGEEFHGPVAFALHGMMLPPFWLTLAGFVLAALFYLWKPDLSGKARKTFAPLVSVLENKYGFDKLWIDGFAGGSVKLGKVSRWIDSNIVDGVVNLSARVVDVAAGVLRRTQSGFLYHYAFAMIIGLIALLGVLMHYLR, translated from the coding sequence ATGGAAATCACTCTCTCCAAGAGTCTGTTGATCGCAGTGGTGCTTGCGCCGCTGTTCGGCAGCATCATCGCCGGCCTGTTCGGTCGCCAGGTCAAGCGCTTCGGCGCGCAGACCATCACCATCCTCGGTGTGGCTGTCAGCTGCGCGCTGTCGATGTACACGCTGTACCAGCTGTTGTGGGGCGGGGCGCAGCCCTTCAACCAGAACATCTACACCTTCTTCGAGGTCGGCCAGTACTCGGCCCATGTCGGCTTCATGGTCGACAAGCTGACCGCGATGATGATGGTGGTGGTGACCTTCGTGTCGCTGCTGGTGCACATCTACACCATCGGCTACATGGAAGAAGACCCGGGCTACCAGCGCTTCTTCAGCTACATCTCGCTGTTCACCTTCTCGATGCTCACCCTGGTGATGAGCAACAACTTCCTGCAGCTGTTCTTCGGCTGGGAAGCGGTGGGCCTGGTGTCGTACCTGCTGATCGGCTTCTGGTTCAAGCGCCCGACCGCGATCTTCGCCAACATGAAGGCGTTCCTGGTCAACCGCGTCGGTGACTTCGGCTTCCTGCTCGGCATCGCCGGCGTGCTGTGGGTGTTCGGCACCCTGGACTACTCGCAGGTGTTCTCGCAGGCCGGCATGCTCGCCGACCCGCGCGCCCAGCTGCAGATCTGGGACGGCACCGTGCTGGGCATGCAGCTGCTGAACGAGCCGGTGATCTGGTCGATCGCCACCGTGATCTGCATCTGCCTGTTCATCGGCGCCATGGGCAAGTCGGCCCAGGTCCCGCTGCACGTGTGGCTGCCGGATTCGATGGAGGGCCCGACCCCGATCTCGGCGCTGATCCACGCCGCGACGATGGTGACCGCGGGCATCTTCATGGTCACCCGCATGTCGCCGCTGTTCGAGCTGTCGCAGACCGCGCTGAACTTCATCCTGTTCATCGGTGCCACCACGGCCTTCTTCACCGGCCTGATCGGCATCGTGCAGAACGACATCAAGCGCGTCGTCGCGTACTCCACGCTGTCCCAGCTCGGCTACATGACCGTCGCGCTGGGCGTGTCGGCCTACTCGGCGGCCGTGTTCCACCTGATGACCCACGCCTTCTTCAAGGCGCTGCTGTTCCTCGGTGCCGGCTCGGTCATCATCGCGATGCACCACGAGCAGGACATGCGTAAGATGGGCGGCCTGCGCAAGTACATGCCGATCACTTTCGTCACCATGTGGATCGGTACGCTGGCCCTGGTCGGTACGCCGTTCTTCTCCGGCTTCTACTCGAAGGACACCATCATCGAGGCGGCCGAGATCCACGCCCACATGCAGAACAGCTGGGTGGCCACCTATGGCTACTGGGCCGTGCTGGGTGGCGTGCTGGTGACCAGCTTCTACAGCTTCCGCCTGCTGTTCCTGACCTTCCATGGCAAGGAACGCTTCCGTGATGCCCATCATGACGACCATGCGCATGACGGTCACCATGACGACGCGCATGCGGCAGATGCCCACCACGGCGATGCGCACCATGACGACCACGGCCATGGCCACGGTCCGCATGAGCCGCACGAAACCCCGTGGGTGGTGACCCTGCCGCTGATCCTGCTGGCCATTCCGTCGATCGCCATCGGTTTCTTCAGCATCGGTCCGATGCTGCACGGCACCGACTGGGCCGGCCACCACGCGCACGCAGCGATCAAGGGCCAGGTCAACACGTTCTTCACCGGCATCGTCGACTTCTACGATCCGGCCAAGAACACCGTGGCCTTCCTGGGCGAGGAGTTCCATGGTCCGGTGGCGTTCGCGCTGCACGGCATGATGCTGCCGCCGTTCTGGCTGACCCTGGCAGGCTTCGTGCTGGCCGCGCTGTTCTACCTGTGGAAGCCGGACCTGTCGGGCAAGGCACGCAAGACCTTCGCCCCGCTGGTGTCGGTGCTGGAAAACAAGTACGGCTTCGACAAGCTGTGGATCGATGGCTTTGCCGGCGGCAGCGTCAAGCTGGGCAAGGTCTCGCGCTGGATCGACAGCAACATCGTCGACGGCGTGGTCAATCTCTCGGCACGTGTTGTGGACGTCGCAGCCGGCGTGCTGCGTCGTACCCAATCCGGTTTCCTCTATCACTACGCCTTCGCGATGATCATCGGCCTGATTGCCCTGCTGGGCGTGCTGATGCATTACCTGCGTTGA
- a CDS encoding NADH-quinone oxidoreductase subunit J, which yields MDWVNIAFWVFAIAATVSAGAVISVRNPVHAVLCLVLTFFSIACVWLLVGAEFLGVALVLVYVGAVMVLFLFVVMMLDIDPTKLREGWVRYLPVGLVVAVAMLAQMLILIGVKGRAVNPFPADNAAALAADSSNVTWLARSLFTEYLLPFEFAAVILTVAVVAAVMLTLRRREGLKTQNPSQQTMVKAHDRLRVVRMDAETPVVHSSNPPAAGEQETKA from the coding sequence ATGGATTGGGTAAATATCGCTTTCTGGGTCTTCGCCATCGCGGCAACGGTTTCGGCCGGTGCGGTGATCAGCGTGCGCAACCCGGTGCACGCCGTGCTGTGCCTGGTGCTGACCTTCTTCTCCATCGCCTGCGTGTGGCTGCTGGTCGGCGCCGAGTTCCTCGGCGTGGCACTGGTGCTGGTCTACGTCGGTGCGGTGATGGTGCTGTTCCTGTTCGTGGTGATGATGCTCGACATCGACCCCACCAAGCTGCGCGAGGGCTGGGTCCGCTACCTGCCGGTCGGCCTGGTGGTGGCGGTGGCGATGCTGGCGCAGATGCTGATCCTGATCGGCGTGAAGGGCAGGGCGGTCAACCCGTTCCCGGCCGACAACGCCGCCGCGCTGGCCGCCGACAGCTCCAACGTCACCTGGCTGGCACGCAGCCTGTTCACCGAGTACCTGCTGCCGTTCGAGTTCGCCGCCGTCATCCTGACCGTGGCCGTGGTCGCCGCCGTCATGCTGACCCTGCGTCGTCGTGAAGGGCTGAAGACGCAGAACCCGTCGCAGCAGACCATGGTCAAGGCGCACGACCGCCTGCGCGTGGTCAGGATGGATGCCGAAACGCCGGTCGTCCACAGCAGCAATCCGCCGGCCGCGGGCGAACAGGAGACCAAGGCATGA
- the nuoG gene encoding NADH-quinone oxidoreductase subunit NuoG: MSAQPINPSVPPDHVTIEIDGKSLVVPKGSMIIQAADKAGISIPRFCYHEKLPIAANCRMCLVDVEKSPKPAPACATPVMDGMKVATRSEKALKFQRSVMEFLLINHPLDCPICDQGGECELQDVSLGYGRSVSRFNERKRVVPDEDMGPLVATEMTRCIQCTRCVRFTADVAGTYELGGMYRGENLQIGTYDGKPLTTELSGNVVDVCPVGALTNKVFQFRARPWELTARESLGYHDAMGSNLFLHVRRGEVLRTVPRDNEAVNECWLSDRDRYSHQGLYSEDRAVKPLRKVNGEWKEVSWAEGLAAAADILKANQGDNLGVLVHPSTSNEEGALLARLAKGLGSSNIDHRINNRDFSDAATAEVFGLPLAEIEGADRIVVLGSNIRHELPLLHARLRKAQTTNGAKIHVVNPVDFDFAFSIAGKQIVAPSKFADALANAELRSAVQGGNNTVLIVGGIAENHPQAAAIRAAARDFAAATGAKLCRIPQGANAVGLTRAGVLPAGRDVAAMLADPRKAYVVYGLEPGLDFADAAAVRKALAGAQVVAFSHFACASTRDVADVILPIGALPEIDGTLTNLDGREQSARAGGKLPGEAREGWRVLRALGGELAVAGFEFVDLAGLRASLAPVTVQVAASAQPVSAGEGLEVASTAAIYRTDAVVRRAPALQSHPLNNAPRIVLNAEDAARLQLQEGQMAKVGTDAGKATLPVVVDARVAAGSVWIESGHGATAPLGAARVSVVAA; the protein is encoded by the coding sequence ATGAGCGCGCAACCCATAAACCCGAGCGTGCCACCGGACCACGTCACCATCGAGATCGATGGCAAGTCGCTGGTCGTGCCGAAGGGTTCGATGATCATCCAGGCCGCCGACAAGGCGGGCATTTCGATCCCGCGCTTCTGCTACCACGAGAAGCTGCCGATCGCTGCCAACTGCCGCATGTGCCTGGTGGACGTGGAAAAGTCGCCGAAGCCGGCGCCGGCCTGCGCCACGCCGGTGATGGACGGCATGAAGGTCGCCACCCGCAGTGAAAAGGCGCTCAAGTTCCAGCGTTCGGTGATGGAGTTCCTGCTCATCAACCACCCGCTGGACTGCCCGATCTGCGATCAGGGCGGCGAGTGCGAACTGCAGGACGTGTCGCTCGGCTACGGCCGCTCGGTCAGCCGCTTCAACGAGCGCAAGCGCGTGGTGCCGGACGAGGACATGGGCCCGCTGGTCGCCACCGAGATGACCCGCTGCATCCAGTGCACCCGCTGCGTGCGCTTCACCGCCGACGTGGCAGGCACCTATGAACTGGGTGGCATGTACCGCGGCGAGAACCTGCAGATCGGCACCTACGACGGCAAGCCGCTGACCACCGAGCTGTCCGGCAACGTCGTCGACGTCTGCCCGGTCGGTGCGCTGACCAACAAGGTGTTCCAGTTCCGCGCCCGCCCGTGGGAACTGACCGCGCGCGAATCGCTGGGCTACCACGATGCGATGGGGTCGAACCTGTTCCTGCACGTGCGCCGCGGCGAAGTGCTGCGCACCGTGCCGCGCGACAACGAAGCGGTGAACGAGTGCTGGCTGTCCGACCGTGACCGCTACTCGCACCAGGGCCTGTACAGCGAAGACCGTGCGGTCAAGCCGCTGCGCAAGGTCAATGGCGAGTGGAAGGAAGTGAGCTGGGCCGAAGGCCTGGCCGCCGCTGCCGACATCCTCAAGGCGAACCAGGGCGACAACCTGGGCGTGCTGGTGCACCCGTCGACCTCGAACGAGGAAGGCGCGCTGCTGGCCCGCCTGGCCAAGGGCCTGGGCTCGAGCAACATCGACCACCGCATCAACAACCGCGATTTCTCCGACGCCGCCACCGCCGAAGTGTTCGGCCTGCCGCTGGCCGAGATCGAAGGCGCCGACCGCATCGTGGTTCTGGGCAGCAACATCCGCCACGAACTGCCGCTGCTGCACGCCCGCCTGCGCAAGGCGCAGACCACCAACGGCGCGAAGATCCACGTCGTCAACCCGGTGGACTTCGACTTCGCCTTCAGCATCGCCGGCAAGCAGATCGTGGCACCGTCGAAGTTCGCCGATGCGCTGGCCAACGCCGAGCTGCGTTCGGCAGTGCAGGGCGGCAACAACACCGTGCTGATCGTCGGTGGCATCGCCGAAAACCACCCGCAGGCCGCCGCGATCCGCGCTGCCGCGCGTGACTTCGCTGCCGCCACCGGTGCCAAGCTGTGCCGCATCCCGCAGGGCGCCAACGCCGTTGGCCTGACCCGCGCCGGCGTGTTGCCGGCCGGCAGGGACGTCGCCGCGATGCTCGCCGATCCGCGCAAGGCCTATGTGGTCTATGGCCTGGAACCGGGCCTGGACTTCGCCGATGCTGCCGCTGTGCGCAAGGCGCTGGCCGGCGCCCAGGTCGTGGCCTTCAGCCACTTCGCCTGTGCTTCGACCCGCGATGTCGCCGACGTGATCCTGCCGATCGGGGCGCTGCCGGAAATCGACGGCACCCTGACCAACCTCGATGGTCGCGAGCAGTCGGCACGTGCCGGCGGCAAGCTGCCCGGCGAGGCCCGCGAAGGCTGGCGCGTGCTGCGTGCCCTGGGCGGTGAACTGGCGGTAGCCGGTTTCGAGTTCGTCGACCTGGCAGGCCTGCGCGCCAGCCTGGCGCCGGTGACCGTGCAGGTGGCCGCGTCGGCCCAGCCGGTGTCTGCGGGCGAGGGGCTGGAAGTGGCCTCGACCGCCGCGATCTACCGCACCGACGCCGTGGTGCGTCGTGCGCCGGCGCTGCAGTCGCACCCGCTCAACAACGCGCCGCGCATCGTGCTCAACGCCGAAGACGCCGCCCGCCTGCAGCTGCAGGAAGGGCAGATGGCCAAGGTCGGCACCGATGCCGGCAAGGCCACCCTGCCGGTGGTGGTCGACGCCCGCGTCGCCGCGGGTTCGGTCTGGATTGAATCGGGCCACGGCGCAACCGCGCCGCTGGGTGCCGCTCGTGTCTCGGTGGTGGCTGCATGA
- the nuoK gene encoding NADH-quinone oxidoreductase subunit NuoK: protein MITLGHILALGAVLFCISLAGIFLNRKNIIVLLMSIELMLLSVNINFVGFSRELGDTAGQLFVFFILTVAAAEAAIGLAILVTLFRTRRTINVGEVDSLKG, encoded by the coding sequence ATGATCACTCTGGGCCACATCCTGGCGCTGGGCGCGGTGCTTTTCTGCATCAGCCTCGCCGGCATCTTCCTCAACCGCAAGAACATCATCGTCCTGCTGATGTCCATCGAGTTGATGCTGCTGTCGGTCAACATCAATTTCGTCGGGTTCTCGCGGGAACTGGGAGACACGGCCGGCCAGCTGTTCGTGTTCTTCATCCTGACCGTGGCTGCCGCCGAGGCCGCCATCGGCCTGGCGATCCTGGTGACCCTGTTCCGTACACGCCGCACGATCAATGTCGGCGAAGTCGATTCGTTGAAGGGCTGA
- a CDS encoding NADH-quinone oxidoreductase subunit M, producing MSNWPLLSVLIWLPILGGALILAIRDAQTARWASLGVAVLTFVASLSLLSGYDPGIDALQFVETHAWIPTYKIGYNLGVDGIAVALILLTTLVSVLALIGAWSAIDKRVNQYVAAFLILEGVTVGIFAATDAMLFYVFFEAMLIPMFLIIGVWGGPRRIYAALKFFLYTFLGSVLMLVALIYLYLKGGSFQLADLYALQLSGKEQTWIFFAFLIAFAVKVPMFPVHTWLPDAHVEAPTAGSVILAAIALKIGGYGFLRFNLPIVPDASQEWAWLVITLSLIAVIYVGLVALVQDDMKKLIAYSSIAHMGFVTLGTFIALWLVREAGNADAARLGLQGAMVQMISHGFVSGAMFSCVGVLYDRMHSRRIADYGGVVNVMPWFATFAMLFFMANAGLPGTSGFVGEFMVILSAFQRNPWIALGAATTLIIGAAYTLWLYKRIFFGEVANSHVAELKDINGREWLVLGVFAIGVLALGIYPKPLTDLMEPSIAKLALQIASSKLL from the coding sequence GTGTCGAACTGGCCTCTACTCAGTGTCCTCATCTGGCTGCCGATTCTCGGCGGTGCCCTGATCCTTGCGATTCGTGATGCGCAGACCGCCCGTTGGGCGTCGCTGGGCGTCGCGGTGCTGACCTTCGTGGCGAGCCTCTCGCTGCTGAGCGGCTACGACCCGGGCATCGACGCGCTGCAGTTCGTCGAGACCCACGCATGGATCCCGACCTACAAGATCGGCTACAACCTGGGCGTGGACGGCATCGCCGTGGCGCTGATCCTGCTGACCACGCTGGTCAGCGTGCTTGCCCTGATCGGCGCCTGGAGCGCGATCGACAAGCGCGTCAACCAGTACGTTGCCGCCTTCCTGATCCTGGAAGGCGTCACCGTCGGCATCTTCGCCGCGACGGACGCGATGCTGTTCTACGTGTTCTTCGAGGCGATGCTGATCCCGATGTTCCTGATCATCGGTGTCTGGGGTGGCCCGCGCCGCATCTACGCCGCGCTGAAGTTCTTCCTGTACACCTTCCTCGGCTCGGTGCTGATGCTGGTGGCGCTGATCTACCTGTACCTGAAGGGCGGCAGCTTCCAGCTGGCCGACCTGTACGCGCTGCAGCTGTCGGGCAAGGAACAGACCTGGATCTTCTTCGCCTTCCTGATCGCCTTCGCGGTCAAGGTGCCGATGTTCCCGGTGCACACGTGGCTGCCGGACGCGCACGTGGAAGCACCGACCGCCGGTTCGGTGATCCTGGCCGCCATCGCGCTGAAGATCGGTGGCTACGGCTTCCTGCGCTTCAACCTGCCGATCGTCCCCGACGCGTCGCAGGAATGGGCCTGGCTGGTCATCACCCTGTCGCTGATCGCGGTGATCTACGTTGGCCTGGTCGCGCTGGTGCAGGACGACATGAAGAAGCTGATCGCCTATTCGTCGATCGCGCACATGGGCTTCGTCACCCTCGGTACCTTCATCGCGCTGTGGCTGGTGCGTGAGGCCGGCAACGCCGATGCCGCCCGCCTCGGCCTGCAGGGCGCGATGGTGCAGATGATCTCGCACGGCTTCGTGTCCGGCGCGATGTTCTCCTGCGTCGGCGTGCTGTACGACCGCATGCACAGCCGCCGCATCGCCGATTACGGCGGCGTGGTCAACGTGATGCCGTGGTTCGCCACCTTCGCCATGCTGTTCTTCATGGCCAATGCGGGCCTGCCGGGCACCAGCGGCTTCGTCGGCGAGTTCATGGTCATCCTGTCGGCCTTCCAGCGGAATCCGTGGATCGCCCTGGGCGCCGCCACCACCCTGATCATCGGTGCGGCCTACACCCTGTGGCTGTACAAGCGCATCTTCTTCGGCGAAGTGGCCAACAGCCACGTTGCCGAACTGAAGGACATCAACGGCCGCGAATGGCTGGTGCTGGGCGTGTTCGCCATCGGCGTGCTTGCCCTGGGCATCTACCCCAAGCCGCTGACCGACCTGATGGAGCCCTCGATCGCCAAGCTGGCCCTGCAGATCGCCTCCAGCAAGCTGCTCTGA
- the nuoI gene encoding NADH-quinone oxidoreductase subunit NuoI — MNRITHYFKSLLLLELLAGLWLTLKYSFKPKYTMMYPMEKFPQSPRFRGLHALRRYPNGEERCIACKLCEAVCPALAITIDSAKREDGTRRTTRYDIDLFKCIFCGFCEESCPVDSIVETHILEYHFENRGENIVTKPQLLALGDRLETEIAERRAADAAYR, encoded by the coding sequence ATGAACAGAATTACCCATTACTTCAAGAGCCTGCTGCTGCTCGAACTGCTGGCCGGTCTGTGGCTGACGCTGAAGTACAGCTTCAAGCCCAAGTACACGATGATGTACCCGATGGAGAAGTTCCCGCAGTCGCCGCGCTTCCGTGGCCTGCACGCCCTGCGCCGTTACCCCAACGGTGAAGAGCGCTGCATCGCCTGCAAGCTGTGCGAAGCGGTGTGCCCGGCCCTGGCCATCACCATCGATTCGGCCAAGCGCGAAGACGGCACCCGCCGTACCACCCGCTACGACATCGATCTGTTCAAGTGCATCTTCTGCGGCTTCTGTGAGGAAAGCTGCCCGGTGGACTCGATCGTCGAGACCCACATCCTCGAGTACCACTTCGAGAATCGTGGCGAAAACATCGTTACCAAGCCGCAGCTGCTGGCCCTGGGCGACCGTCTCGAAACCGAGATCGCCGAGCGTCGTGCCGCCGATGCCGCTTACCGCTGA
- the nuoH gene encoding NADH-quinone oxidoreductase subunit NuoH — protein MNELLINAVDPLHQWLLGLGDIGALLWIILKILVITVPVIIAVAFYVVWERKLIGWMHVRHGPMYVGMGIFQAFADVFKLLFKEVVQPSSANKAIYLLAPLITLAPAFAAWAVVPFDQQLVLSNANAGLLYLLAMTSLGIYGIILAGWASNSKYAFLGAMRASAQMISYEIAMGFALVGVMIASGSLNLSSIVMAQAGNSGFFDWFLLPLFPLFVVYWVSGVAETNRAPFDVVEGESEIVAGHMVEYSGGAFALFFLAEYANMILISFLISIFFLGGWLSPIQGWINPGEISPFVDWIWKGGWPWLFIKVFFFASAYIWFRASFPRFRYDQIMRLGWKVFIPLTILWIAVTAVMVFFGVIQKGV, from the coding sequence ATGAACGAATTGCTGATTAACGCGGTCGATCCGCTGCACCAGTGGCTGCTGGGCCTGGGTGACATCGGCGCGCTGCTCTGGATCATCCTGAAGATCCTGGTGATCACCGTTCCGGTGATCATCGCGGTGGCCTTCTACGTGGTCTGGGAACGCAAGCTGATCGGCTGGATGCATGTCCGCCATGGCCCGATGTACGTGGGCATGGGCATCTTCCAGGCCTTCGCCGACGTCTTCAAGCTGCTGTTCAAGGAAGTGGTCCAGCCGAGCAGCGCCAACAAGGCGATCTACCTGCTGGCCCCGCTGATCACCCTGGCCCCGGCGTTTGCGGCCTGGGCGGTGGTGCCGTTCGACCAGCAGCTGGTGCTGTCCAATGCCAATGCCGGTCTGCTGTACCTGCTGGCGATGACCTCGCTGGGCATCTACGGCATCATCCTGGCCGGCTGGGCGTCCAACTCGAAGTACGCGTTCCTGGGCGCCATGCGCGCCTCGGCGCAGATGATCAGCTACGAAATCGCGATGGGCTTCGCCCTGGTCGGCGTGATGATCGCTTCGGGCAGCCTCAATCTGAGCAGCATCGTGATGGCGCAGGCCGGCAACTCCGGCTTCTTCGACTGGTTCCTGCTGCCGCTGTTCCCGCTGTTCGTCGTGTACTGGGTGTCCGGCGTGGCCGAAACCAACCGCGCGCCGTTCGACGTGGTGGAAGGCGAATCGGAAATCGTCGCCGGCCACATGGTCGAATACTCCGGCGGCGCGTTCGCGCTGTTCTTCCTGGCCGAGTACGCCAACATGATCCTGATCAGCTTCCTGATCTCGATCTTCTTCCTCGGCGGTTGGCTGAGCCCGATCCAGGGCTGGATCAACCCCGGCGAGATCTCGCCCTTCGTGGACTGGATCTGGAAGGGCGGCTGGCCGTGGCTGTTCATCAAGGTGTTCTTCTTCGCCAGCGCCTACATCTGGTTCCGTGCGAGCTTCCCGCGCTTCCGCTATGACCAGATCATGCGCCTGGGCTGGAAGGTCTTCATCCCGCTGACCATTCTCTGGATCGCGGTTACCGCCGTCATGGTGTTCTTCGGCGTGATTCAAAAGGGCGTCTAA
- the nuoN gene encoding NADH-quinone oxidoreductase subunit NuoN yields the protein MTTSPLLPLTAADLPPLAPELVLIGSAFALMILDLFVSERNKIVTHLFSLAALAVVLFMLATGVGGQGEVFHGMFVRDTAADVMKTGIVLLSGLTLIYGWGYLRERKLFQGEIPVLILFGTAGMMILVSAGSLLMVYLGLELLALCSYALVASNRDSGLASEAAMKYIVLGSLASGLLLYGMSLIYGATGSLHLDAIQAAIPHSEERVLLITGAVFMIAGVAFKLGAAPFHMWLPDVYQGAPAPIALFISSAPKLAAFGMAYRLLEMGVGPLSTELKLLIAGLAALSLVIGNLMAIAQSNLKRMLAFSTVSHIGFLLMGIAGGGAQGYAAALFYALAYAIMSTAAFGAIIALSRAGFEAENIEDFKGLNARNPWMAGLVLCIMASLAGIPPFLGFWTKLAVLGAAVNGGLLWLAILGVLCAVVGCFYYLRVIKVMYFDEPVGEAMPRSNDRVLGVVLGVNALALLALGLAWNPIMVWCQNAFAHLA from the coding sequence ATGACCACCTCGCCGCTGCTGCCACTGACCGCCGCTGACCTGCCGCCGCTCGCTCCCGAGCTGGTGCTGATCGGCAGCGCCTTCGCCCTGATGATCCTTGACCTGTTCGTCAGCGAGCGGAACAAGATCGTCACCCACCTGTTCTCGCTTGCCGCACTGGCCGTGGTGCTGTTCATGCTGGCCACCGGCGTGGGCGGGCAGGGCGAGGTCTTCCATGGCATGTTCGTGCGCGACACCGCGGCGGACGTGATGAAGACCGGGATCGTGCTGCTCAGCGGCCTGACCCTGATCTACGGCTGGGGCTACCTGCGCGAACGCAAGTTGTTCCAGGGCGAGATCCCGGTGCTGATCCTGTTCGGTACCGCCGGCATGATGATCCTGGTCTCGGCCGGCAGCCTGCTGATGGTGTACCTGGGCCTGGAGCTGCTGGCGCTGTGCTCCTACGCGCTGGTTGCCAGCAACCGCGACAGCGGCCTGGCCTCGGAAGCGGCGATGAAGTACATCGTCCTCGGTTCGCTGGCTTCGGGCCTGCTGCTGTACGGCATGTCGCTGATCTACGGCGCCACCGGCAGCCTGCACCTGGATGCCATCCAGGCCGCCATTCCGCATTCGGAAGAGCGCGTGCTGCTGATCACCGGTGCGGTGTTCATGATCGCCGGCGTCGCCTTCAAGCTGGGTGCCGCGCCGTTCCACATGTGGCTGCCGGACGTGTATCAGGGTGCGCCTGCCCCGATCGCGCTGTTCATCAGCTCGGCACCGAAGCTGGCCGCCTTCGGCATGGCCTACCGCCTGCTGGAAATGGGCGTCGGCCCGCTGTCGACCGAACTGAAGCTGCTGATCGCCGGCCTGGCCGCGCTGTCGCTGGTCATCGGCAACCTGATGGCGATCGCGCAGAGCAACCTCAAGCGCATGCTGGCCTTCTCCACGGTCTCGCACATCGGCTTCCTGCTGATGGGCATCGCCGGTGGCGGCGCGCAGGGCTACGCCGCGGCGCTGTTCTACGCACTGGCCTACGCGATCATGTCGACCGCCGCGTTCGGCGCGATCATCGCGCTGTCGCGTGCAGGCTTCGAGGCCGAGAACATCGAAGACTTCAAGGGCCTGAACGCCCGCAACCCGTGGATGGCCGGCCTGGTGCTGTGCATCATGGCGTCGCTGGCGGGCATCCCGCCGTTCCTGGGCTTCTGGACCAAGCTGGCGGTGCTGGGCGCAGCGGTCAATGGCGGCCTGCTGTGGCTGGCCATCCTCGGCGTGCTGTGCGCGGTGGTCGGTTGCTTCTACTACCTGCGCGTCATCAAGGTCATGTACTTCGATGAGCCGGTGGGCGAGGCGATGCCGCGCAGCAACGACCGCGTGCTGGGTGTGGTGCTGGGCGTGAACGCACTGGCGCTGCTGGCGCTGGGCCTGGCCTGGAACCCGATCATGGTCTGGTGTCAGAACGCTTTTGCGCATCTTGCATAA